The genome window GTGTTCAACTGGACGCTTTCGCGACGGTGCAGGATATCATCAATCCGCAAACGGGGCAGTACCGGGGCCGTCAGGTAGACATTGACCATTTTAATAGCTACACCACTGAACTTCGGTTGTTGCATCACTACCAAATTGGCAGAATCGGCTCTACCTTGGCGGTGGGCGCGCAGGGAATTACGACGGATTTGCACCGCCAGCAGCAAGGAAAAGGCACCACAGGAACCGATTTTGATTTGAGTATTGACCCGTCGGGTTGGGGCCGTGACCTGCATCTGTATACCAATAACATCGCCTTATTTGCTGAAAATCAATTTCGTTTAACGTCCCGTTTGTCGGTATCGCCCGGTATTCGGGTTGAGAATGGCCTGACAAAAATGCGGGGTACCATCAGTTATTATCCGGCCAATGACTTGCCCAACAACATTGCGCACCGGTTCGCCTTGCTCGGCGTGAGCGCCCAGTATCGGTTAACGCCAGAACTGCGGTTGTTTGGCGGCTGGTCGCAAGCGTATAGACCCGTCATTTTCAAGGACATCATTCCGGCATCGGTTTACGAACGCGTGGACAACAACCTGAAAGATGCTTTTGGGTACAATGCAGAACTCGGCATTAGCGGTCAGTGGAAAGGCGTTCACCTCAACGTGAGTGTGTTCGATCTATTGTATCGGAACCGCCTGGGAACCTTGGTGAATACGGATGCTTCCGGCACGTCGACCGTGCTAAGAACCAACATTGGCGATAGCCGGAACCAGGGCGTTGAAGCGTTGATCGAAGCCAGTATCGTTCAGACAAAAGCCTTGTCGGTCAATGTGTTTACGTCAACGGCCTACATTGATGCGCGTTACACCAATGCGCAGGTAGCCACTGGAAACGAAAACCGGTCGGTTCGGGGAAACCGGGTTGAATCGGTGCCGGTCTGGACAAGCCGGAATGGGTTGACCCTGCGCCACCGGACCGCTAGCTTGACCATCCTGTACAGCTACGTAGGCAAAACATTTTCGGACGCGTTGAACACGCCCGTGGCCACGGCAAACGGGGCAAGAGGACCAGTTCCAGCGTATGGCTTACTGGATTTGGCTGCAACCTGGCGAATTGGCCGGCAATATTCTATTCGTGCGAGCCTCAACAACCTGGCTAATAAGCAGTATTTCACCAAGCGGCCAACCTTTTATCCGGGTCCGGGCGTTTGGTCTTCCGACGGGCGGAGTGCCGTCGTTACGGTGGGTATTCGGATATAAGAGCCGACGTATACTTGCTGCTAAGCAGACGTGATAAAGTTTTTACGATAAATTACACAGAAGTCAAAACAAACAACGGGGCCAGAAACTTTCTATTTTCTGAGCCCCGTTGTTTATGTTAGGGCTTTCTTTTCATTTATCGCATCCATTAACTTGCGTTTCGCTAAGCTGGCATATCACCATGAGTCGTACCACCCGAAAAAGTCCGACAAAGAAATCAAACACAGAAAGCCTGATCCAACACGAGGCGGGGCAGGTTCGTGCTGTCATTGAGCGGGTTAGTCCTGAGCTGGATGGCGGGCGTTTTCCGATCAAGGTACTTTCGGGAGAAACGGTAGTGGTCGAAGCGGACATCTTCACGGACAACCACGAGCCATTAACGGCTGTGCTGCTGTACAAGCACGCCGGTGATACGGAGTGGATCGAATCGCCCCTGACTTTTATCGATAATGACCGCTGGACGGGAAGCTTCTTACTGGAAAGCCCCGGACGCTATATATATACCATTGAAGCCTGGGTAGCTGACAAACGGCAATACGCGGCTCGTTACAAAGAATTAGTTGTTGAAGTAGATCCGCAAAAAGCCGGTTTTAGCGCGTGGTATGGCCTTTTCCCTCGCTCGATTTCCGAAGAGCCGGGGCAACACGGAACCTTCAGGGAGGTAGAACGAGCGTTGCCGCGTATCGCTGCGTTGGGTTTTGACGTGCTTTATTTGCCGCCTATTCACCCAATTGGCGTGACTGGTCGGCGGGGCAAGAACAACCAGTCCGGCGCTCAGGCGGGAGATCCGGGTAACCCGTATAGCGTTGGGAATGAGTTGGGTGGACATACGGCCATTCATCCCGAGTTGGGCACGCTTGATGATTTTATTCACCTGATTCAAATTGCCCGCAACTACGAAATAGACGTGGCGCTGGATTTTGCGGTTCAGTGCTCACCCGACCACCCCTGGGTGAAAGAACATCCGAATTGGTTTAAAAAACCTGATGCAGGGCAGAATGGTGTGGCCGAGCCGGAGATTTACGCCTTCGATTTCGAGACGGAAGATTGGGCCGCTTTGTGGCTGAGTCTGAAGCAGGTTCTGCTGACCTGGGCTTCGTGGGGTGTTCGGATTGTTCGGGCTTCGAGTGCCGACCAAAAGCCTTTTGCGTTCTGGGAGTGGATTATTCGAGAAGTAAAAAAAGAGTATCCAGACCTGGTCTTTCAGGCTGAGGCGTTCACGATGCCTAAAATCATGCGGCAGTTGGCTAAACGGGGTTTTAGCCAGTCGTGTACCTATTACATCTGGCGCAACACTAAACACGAGTTACAGGAATACGTGAATGAGCTGCGGTGGAGCGAAATGCAGACCTATTACCGGCCTGTTTTCTGGCCCGCAACACTAGACATAAATCCGTTTAATTTACAGGCTGGCCACGAACCGCAGGCGCTTATCCGGTATTTTATGGCGGCCACGCTGTCGGCCAATTACGGTATTTTCGGACCTTCGTTTGAGCTAATGGCTTACGAAGCCATTCCAGGTAAGGAAGAATACCTGAACTCCGAAAAATACGAAATCCGGCACTGGAACCGCAACCGAAACAACCGCTTAAGCTACCTGATTGGCATTGTAAACCGGTTGCGGAAGGAAAATGCGGCTTTGCAAACAACCAATAATCTGACTTTCTGCCGCATTGACGATGATGCCCTGATGGCGTATTTAAAAGTAACGGAGGCCAACCGACTGCTGATTGTCGTCAACCTGGATACCTATAACAATCGGGGCGGAATGGTTCAGGTTCCAATCGGACAACTGGGCATCTCGGAGGAGCAAGAATACACCGTACATGATCTGCTGACGGATGCCTATTATACCTGGAAAGGTGCCTGGAACTATGTCGAACT of Tellurirhabdus bombi contains these proteins:
- a CDS encoding TonB-dependent receptor; this translates as MKFIYSLLFISLFLHPGGSVGQSTTGSIKGNVFNAKWVPLEGVAIRLLETGQGTLTDASGTFVFPNLPRGRYTIESSFLGYETQREPVRVGESSSKLVTFKLAEQAQLLSEVDVEGKRLRIAEELTEINGTYLNTGKRNEVVRLANIDANIAEKTPRQVFARIPGVFVYDMDGAGNQVNVATRGLDPHRSWEMNIRQNSVITNSDMYGYPASHYSPPMESIDRVELVRGTGSLQYGAQFGGMINYVTKSADTTRKVGFESINSVGSYGLLSTYNALGGRVGKLTYYAYYYKRASEGYRDNSRSQAESQFAHLEYRFSSRLKVQAELGRSTYVYQIPGPLTDSMFHQNPRQSTRSRNYFNPDIYVPSIKLDWQISDRTHLSWTTSAVLGARNSVQLDAFATVQDIINPQTGQYRGRQVDIDHFNSYTTELRLLHHYQIGRIGSTLAVGAQGITTDLHRQQQGKGTTGTDFDLSIDPSGWGRDLHLYTNNIALFAENQFRLTSRLSVSPGIRVENGLTKMRGTISYYPANDLPNNIAHRFALLGVSAQYRLTPELRLFGGWSQAYRPVIFKDIIPASVYERVDNNLKDAFGYNAELGISGQWKGVHLNVSVFDLLYRNRLGTLVNTDASGTSTVLRTNIGDSRNQGVEALIEASIVQTKALSVNVFTSTAYIDARYTNAQVATGNENRSVRGNRVESVPVWTSRNGLTLRHRTASLTILYSYVGKTFSDALNTPVATANGARGPVPAYGLLDLAATWRIGRQYSIRASLNNLANKQYFTKRPTFYPGPGVWSSDGRSAVVTVGIRI
- a CDS encoding maltotransferase domain-containing protein, yielding MSRTTRKSPTKKSNTESLIQHEAGQVRAVIERVSPELDGGRFPIKVLSGETVVVEADIFTDNHEPLTAVLLYKHAGDTEWIESPLTFIDNDRWTGSFLLESPGRYIYTIEAWVADKRQYAARYKELVVEVDPQKAGFSAWYGLFPRSISEEPGQHGTFREVERALPRIAALGFDVLYLPPIHPIGVTGRRGKNNQSGAQAGDPGNPYSVGNELGGHTAIHPELGTLDDFIHLIQIARNYEIDVALDFAVQCSPDHPWVKEHPNWFKKPDAGQNGVAEPEIYAFDFETEDWAALWLSLKQVLLTWASWGVRIVRASSADQKPFAFWEWIIREVKKEYPDLVFQAEAFTMPKIMRQLAKRGFSQSCTYYIWRNTKHELQEYVNELRWSEMQTYYRPVFWPATLDINPFNLQAGHEPQALIRYFMAATLSANYGIFGPSFELMAYEAIPGKEEYLNSEKYEIRHWNRNRNNRLSYLIGIVNRLRKENAALQTTNNLTFCRIDDDALMAYLKVTEANRLLIVVNLDTYNNRGGMVQVPIGQLGISEEQEYTVHDLLTDAYYTWKGAWNYVELDPYVLPMHLLRIEL